One window of Mediterraneibacter gnavus ATCC 29149 genomic DNA carries:
- a CDS encoding glycoside hydrolase family 28 protein: MELNVIWKHARTAALECCEGSVYEMEEPCRISLNGVFYKESRQVVNLLQGLEPGKEYHVSVERGEEAAEIMFCTDTQDYTLNVRDFGAKGDGVQDDTTYIQAAIMSCPRNSRVLIPEGTYRVTSLFLKDHLTMELAKGAVLSAYTERERFSILRGTYQSEDQENEYILGTWEGEAQNMFAGIMNGIGIKDVTICGEGTIDGNASWENWWLDAKEVRGAARPRMIFLNRCEDVTITGITVQNSPSWNIHPYFCSHLKFIGVTVLGPKVSPNTDGLNPESCDDVEITGCLFSVGDDCIAVKAGKISVGAKYKVPSSNIRIRQCCMRDGHGSITLGSEMAAGIKNLQARQCVFLNTDRGLRIKTRRGRGKDAVIDGILFEDIRMDSVLTLLTPFVINSFYFCDPDGHSEYVQCKEPLAVDERTPQIKELCFRNIQAKNCHVAAAFFYGLPEQKIERVEMKHIQVSYAEDAASGQPAMMDGIDQNICKMGIFARNIKTLVLEDIQVVGQEGEVISMDGIDSLEWRK, translated from the coding sequence ATGGAGTTAAACGTAATTTGGAAACATGCACGTACAGCGGCTCTGGAATGTTGTGAAGGAAGTGTTTACGAGATGGAAGAACCCTGTCGGATATCTTTAAATGGAGTGTTTTACAAAGAGAGCAGGCAGGTTGTGAATCTCCTGCAGGGTCTGGAGCCTGGCAAAGAGTATCATGTTTCTGTAGAAAGAGGGGAAGAAGCAGCTGAGATTATGTTCTGCACAGATACACAGGATTATACATTGAATGTGCGTGATTTTGGTGCAAAGGGAGATGGCGTACAGGACGATACGACATATATTCAGGCAGCGATCATGTCATGCCCGAGAAACAGTCGTGTGCTGATTCCGGAAGGAACGTATCGAGTGACCAGTCTGTTTCTGAAAGATCATCTCACAATGGAGCTGGCAAAAGGTGCAGTGCTTTCGGCATATACAGAGCGTGAGAGGTTTTCAATTCTAAGGGGAACTTACCAGAGTGAGGATCAGGAAAACGAATATATTCTCGGAACCTGGGAAGGAGAAGCCCAGAATATGTTTGCCGGAATCATGAATGGAATCGGCATAAAGGATGTGACGATTTGCGGAGAAGGTACAATTGATGGAAATGCTTCCTGGGAAAACTGGTGGCTGGATGCAAAAGAGGTTCGTGGTGCGGCAAGACCGCGTATGATCTTTTTGAATCGATGTGAGGATGTGACAATTACCGGAATCACAGTACAGAATAGTCCGAGTTGGAATATTCATCCGTATTTTTGCAGTCATCTGAAATTTATTGGAGTGACGGTGCTTGGACCAAAGGTTTCCCCGAACACAGATGGATTGAATCCGGAATCCTGCGACGATGTAGAAATCACAGGATGTTTGTTCTCTGTGGGCGATGACTGCATTGCCGTGAAGGCAGGTAAAATTTCCGTGGGAGCAAAATACAAAGTTCCTTCTTCCAATATCAGAATCCGCCAGTGCTGTATGCGGGATGGGCATGGTTCAATTACGTTGGGGAGTGAGATGGCGGCAGGAATCAAAAATTTGCAGGCAAGACAGTGTGTGTTTCTCAATACAGACCGGGGGCTTCGGATCAAGACAAGAAGAGGACGCGGTAAGGATGCTGTGATCGACGGTATTTTGTTTGAAGATATCAGGATGGATTCTGTGCTGACTCTGCTGACTCCGTTTGTGATCAACAGTTTCTATTTCTGCGATCCGGACGGACACAGCGAGTATGTACAGTGCAAGGAGCCGCTTGCGGTGGATGAGAGAACTCCACAGATCAAAGAACTGTGTTTTCGTAATATTCAGGCTAAAAACTGTCATGTGGCAGCTGCGTTTTTCTACGGTCTCCCGGAGCAGAAAATTGAGCGTGTGGAAATGAAGCACATTCAGGTCAGCTATGCAGAAGATGCAGCCAGTGGACAGCCGGCGATGATGGATGGAATTGATCAGAATATCTGTAAAATGGGAATTTTTGCGAGAAATATCAAAACTCTGGTACTGGAGGATATTCAGGTGGTAGGACAAGAGGGAGAGGTAATTTCTATGGATGGGATTGATTCTCTGGAATGGAGGAAATAA
- a CDS encoding glycosyl hydrolase family 28-related protein yields MDYRITDYGAVADGTTNNRAAIQAAVDACTVAGGGRVIVPIGQFLSGTIVLKSNVTLYLERGGRADQQSAQCCQNMLLFYVEYIGKKFRSCQSISGKRIWSRLQKGGF; encoded by the coding sequence ATGGATTATAGAATAACAGACTATGGTGCAGTCGCAGACGGCACAACAAACAACAGAGCAGCGATTCAGGCGGCAGTGGATGCCTGTACAGTGGCAGGAGGCGGACGTGTCATTGTCCCGATTGGTCAGTTTTTAAGTGGAACGATCGTATTGAAAAGTAATGTGACACTGTATCTTGAAAGGGGGGGCAGAGCTGATCAGCAGTCTGCGCAATGTTGTCAAAATATGTTACTTTTCTATGTGGAATATATTGGAAAAAAATTCCGGAGCTGTCAGAGCATCTCTGGGAAAAGAATATGGAGCAGATTGCAGAAGGGTGGTTTTTAG
- the hemW gene encoding radical SAM family heme chaperone HemW, with protein MMQKLELYIHIPFCVQKCAYCDFLSAPANDAAKAEYVDALKKEIQRYREVASSYQVSSVFVGGGTPSILSCEQMGEIFKMLRQVFTIDRDAEITIEANPGTVTEEKLEGWKQAGINRISFGLQSVNNEELKMLGRIHTYEEFRESYDMARQAGFDNINIDLISAIPGQTVKSWEHTLRTVAELHPEHISAYSLIIEEGTRFYQWYGKGQTDQEKYPPLPDEDAERQMYERTEGILEEYGFHRYEISNYAREGKECRHNLGYWSRVEYLGIGLGASSFISNTRYHLCTDMISYIERIGSGEDLREEIEVLTKEDAMEEFMFLGLRRMQGISGTQFENCFGNTIEEIYGDVIEKLEQEKMLEVKEDKIRLTKRGIDVSNYVFCEFLL; from the coding sequence ATGATGCAGAAATTAGAATTATATATCCACATTCCGTTTTGCGTACAGAAATGTGCCTATTGCGACTTTTTGTCTGCACCGGCAAATGATGCAGCCAAAGCGGAGTATGTGGATGCATTAAAAAAAGAAATACAAAGATACCGCGAGGTTGCTTCATCTTACCAGGTATCTTCTGTTTTTGTGGGCGGAGGAACTCCGTCCATTTTGTCGTGTGAACAGATGGGTGAGATTTTTAAAATGCTGAGACAGGTATTTACCATCGACAGGGATGCGGAGATTACAATCGAAGCAAATCCGGGAACTGTGACGGAAGAAAAACTAGAAGGATGGAAACAGGCGGGAATCAACAGGATCAGTTTCGGATTACAGTCTGTCAACAATGAGGAACTGAAAATGCTGGGACGAATCCATACGTATGAAGAATTTCGGGAATCCTATGACATGGCACGGCAGGCAGGATTTGATAATATCAACATTGATCTCATCTCAGCCATTCCCGGACAGACCGTAAAAAGCTGGGAGCACACCCTTCGTACGGTGGCAGAATTACATCCGGAGCATATTTCTGCGTACAGTCTGATCATTGAGGAAGGAACCCGATTTTATCAGTGGTATGGAAAAGGACAGACAGATCAGGAGAAATATCCGCCTCTTCCGGATGAAGATGCAGAGCGGCAGATGTATGAGCGGACAGAGGGAATTCTGGAAGAATATGGATTTCATCGCTATGAGATTTCCAATTATGCACGGGAAGGAAAAGAGTGCAGACACAATCTGGGGTATTGGAGCAGAGTAGAGTATTTAGGGATCGGTCTGGGAGCCTCGTCTTTTATTTCCAATACCAGGTACCATCTTTGTACAGATATGATCTCTTATATAGAAAGAATAGGATCAGGAGAAGATCTGCGGGAAGAAATCGAAGTGCTGACAAAGGAAGATGCCATGGAAGAATTTATGTTTCTGGGACTTCGAAGAATGCAGGGAATCTCCGGAACCCAGTTTGAGAACTGTTTTGGAAATACGATAGAAGAAATCTACGGAGACGTGATTGAAAAACTGGAGCAGGAAAAAATGTTAGAAGTGAAAGAGGATAAAATCCGGCTGACAAAAAGAGGGATTGATGTCAGCAATTATGTGTTCTGCGAATTTCTGCTGTAG
- a CDS encoding response regulator transcription factor, whose amino-acid sequence MIRILVVEDDEKLNQIVCTYLNDSGFQAKGCLSAAAAYEEMYHTVYQLIISDIMMPEIDGFEFAGTVRRINETIPILFMSAKDDLPSKRKGFQLGIDDYMVKPIELDELLLRVRALLRRANIEMERKITVGNLILDADAMSAEIDGEEISLTTREFNIIYKLLSYPKKTFSRAQLMDEFWGVETDTSLRAVDVYVTKLRDKLSACDGFKIVTVRGLGYKVVLQ is encoded by the coding sequence ATGATTCGTATACTTGTAGTGGAAGATGATGAAAAATTAAATCAGATTGTATGTACCTATCTGAATGACAGTGGTTTTCAGGCGAAGGGGTGTCTGTCGGCAGCTGCGGCATATGAGGAAATGTATCATACGGTGTACCAGCTGATTATTTCTGATATTATGATGCCGGAGATTGACGGGTTTGAGTTTGCCGGGACAGTTCGCCGGATAAATGAGACGATTCCGATCCTGTTTATGTCGGCAAAAGATGATCTGCCTTCCAAGCGGAAAGGGTTTCAGCTCGGGATCGACGACTATATGGTAAAGCCGATAGAACTGGATGAACTGCTTCTTCGTGTAAGGGCATTGCTTCGCAGGGCAAATATAGAGATGGAAAGAAAAATTACGGTGGGAAATCTGATACTGGATGCGGATGCTATGAGTGCAGAAATTGACGGAGAAGAGATCAGTCTTACTACAAGAGAATTTAATATTATTTACAAGCTTTTGTCTTATCCGAAAAAAACGTTTTCCAGAGCGCAGCTCATGGACGAGTTCTGGGGTGTGGAGACAGATACCAGTCTGAGGGCTGTGGATGTTTATGTTACAAAACTCAGAGATAAACTGTCAGCCTGTGACGGATTTAAGATTGTGACAGTCCGCGGGCTTGGATACAAGGTGGTGCTGCAATGA
- a CDS encoding HAMP domain-containing sensor histidine kinase — MKEREEQRGKVKQSLFPVSLFGIYIGVLFLMSGIHTGLIVFMNSAGWNKAVMTVVPMCYWGMVAMGLTLFTRWKVKRTYEEPLYKMAEATRKVANGDFSVYVPTFHTMEKRDYLDVMILDFNKMVEELGSIETLKTDFVSNVSHEMKTPLSIIKNYAELLQRDALSEEQRREYGEAIENTATRLSDLISNILKLNKLENQKIQPEAEVYDVCRQLCDCILQYESAWEKKEIEMEVEMEDRAEIYADQDLMELVWNNLLSNAVKFTELGGVITVRQLSDEQGVTISVSDTGCGMSKNTMKHIFDKFYQGDTSHSKEGNGLGMAMVKRVLELMDGEIQVLSEEKQGSTFIVTLPMAGKEFGQL; from the coding sequence ATGAAAGAACGAGAGGAACAAAGGGGAAAAGTAAAGCAAAGTTTATTTCCGGTTTCTTTATTTGGAATCTATATTGGGGTTCTGTTTCTGATGTCGGGGATACATACCGGACTGATCGTGTTTATGAATTCGGCAGGCTGGAATAAAGCGGTGATGACCGTGGTGCCGATGTGTTACTGGGGAATGGTTGCCATGGGACTGACGCTGTTTACCAGATGGAAGGTAAAAAGAACCTACGAAGAACCACTGTATAAAATGGCAGAGGCTACCAGAAAAGTGGCGAACGGAGATTTTTCCGTCTATGTACCTACATTTCATACAATGGAGAAACGGGATTATCTGGATGTCATGATTCTGGATTTTAATAAGATGGTGGAAGAACTAGGGAGCATTGAAACGCTGAAAACAGATTTTGTGTCAAATGTTTCTCATGAGATGAAAACACCGCTTTCTATTATTAAAAATTATGCGGAACTTTTGCAGAGGGATGCGTTGTCGGAGGAACAGCGCAGAGAATATGGGGAAGCCATTGAAAATACAGCAACGCGCCTGTCTGATCTGATCAGCAATATTTTAAAGCTGAATAAGCTGGAAAACCAGAAAATACAGCCGGAGGCAGAAGTGTATGATGTGTGCAGACAGTTATGTGACTGCATTCTGCAATATGAATCTGCCTGGGAGAAAAAAGAGATCGAGATGGAAGTAGAAATGGAGGATCGGGCAGAAATTTATGCGGATCAGGATCTGATGGAACTGGTGTGGAATAATCTGTTGTCTAATGCGGTCAAGTTTACCGAGCTGGGTGGTGTGATCACGGTTCGTCAGCTGTCGGATGAGCAGGGGGTGACAATTTCTGTATCGGATACCGGCTGTGGTATGAGCAAAAATACCATGAAACATATATTTGATAAATTTTATCAGGGAGACACATCTCATTCCAAAGAGGGAAACGGACTGGGGATGGCAATGGTAAAACGGGTGCTGGAGCTTATGGATGGGGAGATTCAGGTCTTAAGCGAAGAAAAACAGGGCAGTACGTTTATTGTGACACTGCCCATGGCGGGAAAGGAGTTTGGTCAGTTATGA
- the hrcA gene encoding heat-inducible transcriptional repressor HrcA, producing MGLNTELGERKLTILKAIIQNYLETGEPVGSRTLSKYTDLNLSSATIRNEMADLEDLGYIFQPHTSAGRIPSDKGYRLYVDMLMEEKEHEITELRNTMLEKSDKVDQVLKQAAKVLAVNTNYATMVSAPVNSRNTLKFIQLSQVDQEQIVAVIVMNGNVIKNKIIQVGEVLASETLLKLNMLLNTTLNGMSIEQINLGLIARLKEQAGIHSRVISDVLDAVAEIIHVDDDMEIYTSGATNIFKYPELSDKQSAQEIISAFEEKQQLADLVTETLASEENHGIQVYIGDETPVKTMKDCSVVTATYELGEGMKGTIGIIGPKRMDYEHVMKTLKTLQSELDAIYYKDPEE from the coding sequence ATGGGATTGAATACAGAACTTGGCGAGCGTAAGCTCACGATTTTAAAAGCGATTATCCAAAACTATCTGGAGACCGGAGAGCCTGTTGGTTCCCGAACACTTTCCAAATACACGGATTTGAATTTGAGTTCTGCGACGATACGCAACGAGATGGCTGATCTGGAGGATCTGGGATACATTTTCCAGCCGCACACTTCGGCAGGAAGGATTCCTTCCGACAAAGGCTACCGCTTATATGTGGATATGCTGATGGAGGAGAAGGAGCACGAGATTACAGAGTTGCGTAACACGATGCTTGAAAAATCCGATAAAGTGGATCAGGTGCTGAAGCAGGCTGCGAAAGTGCTTGCTGTGAATACCAATTATGCAACGATGGTTTCCGCTCCTGTGAACAGCCGGAACACATTGAAGTTCATTCAGCTTTCACAGGTGGATCAGGAACAGATTGTGGCAGTGATCGTGATGAATGGAAACGTGATCAAGAACAAGATCATACAGGTTGGTGAGGTGCTTGCCAGTGAGACGCTTCTGAAGCTGAATATGCTTTTGAATACAACACTCAACGGCATGTCGATCGAACAGATCAATCTTGGTCTGATCGCACGATTGAAGGAGCAGGCAGGAATCCACAGCCGGGTGATCAGTGATGTGCTGGATGCCGTGGCGGAGATTATTCATGTAGATGATGATATGGAGATCTACACGAGTGGTGCGACGAACATTTTCAAATATCCGGAGCTGAGCGATAAGCAGAGTGCTCAGGAGATTATCAGTGCATTTGAAGAGAAGCAGCAGCTGGCGGATCTGGTGACAGAGACACTGGCAAGTGAAGAAAATCACGGGATTCAGGTCTACATTGGGGATGAGACTCCGGTCAAGACAATGAAAGACTGCAGCGTCGTAACAGCAACCTACGAATTGGGAGAAGGCATGAAAGGTACGATCGGTATCATCGGTCCCAAGCGTATGGATTACGAACATGTCATGAAGACGCTGAAAACTCTGCAGAGCGAGTTGGATGCAATTTATTATAAAGACCCGGAAGAATAG
- the grpE gene encoding nucleotide exchange factor GrpE, with protein MSKEEMVKEAVEEAKAKAYKEAEEQDTEETVEEAAEEAAEPTEETEGSEEGSGFMKKFGRKNKKDKKDEKIEELTDRLTRQMAEFDNFRKRTEKEKSQMYEIGAKDIIEKILPVVDNFERGIAAVPEEEKSNPFAEGMEKIYKQLMTTLEEIGVKPIEAVGQEFDPDFHNAVMHVEDEEVGENIITEEFQKGYLYRDSVVRHSMVKVAN; from the coding sequence ATGAGTAAAGAAGAGATGGTCAAAGAAGCGGTGGAAGAAGCAAAAGCCAAAGCTTACAAAGAGGCCGAAGAACAGGACACAGAAGAGACTGTGGAAGAAGCAGCTGAAGAGGCTGCAGAGCCAACAGAAGAAACGGAGGGTTCTGAAGAGGGATCCGGTTTCATGAAGAAGTTTGGCAGAAAGAATAAAAAAGATAAAAAAGACGAGAAAATTGAGGAACTGACTGACAGACTCACTCGTCAGATGGCAGAGTTTGATAACTTCCGCAAGCGTACAGAAAAAGAAAAATCTCAGATGTACGAAATCGGTGCGAAAGATATCATAGAAAAGATTCTTCCGGTTGTGGATAACTTCGAAAGAGGAATCGCAGCTGTACCGGAGGAAGAAAAGTCCAACCCGTTTGCAGAAGGAATGGAGAAGATTTACAAACAGCTGATGACTACACTCGAAGAGATTGGCGTAAAACCGATTGAAGCGGTTGGCCAGGAATTTGATCCGGATTTTCACAATGCAGTGATGCATGTAGAAGATGAAGAAGTTGGAGAGAATATCATTACAGAAGAATTCCAGAAGGGTTATCTGTACAGAGACAGTGTAGTAAGACATAGTATGGTAAAAGTGGCAAACTAA